From one Triticum urartu cultivar G1812 chromosome 3, Tu2.1, whole genome shotgun sequence genomic stretch:
- the LOC125545046 gene encoding serine carboxypeptidase-like 18 gives MIPTTRLLSCCYLLSFIFIAVAPRAIDSKLVTSLPGFDGRLPFRLHTGYVEVDQGTELFYYFVESEAGGEGVPFLLWLTGGDRCSAFSGLAYEIGPVRFVLEPYNGSLPRLHINPNSWTKVAHILFVDSPVGAGFSFAKQPKGYEVGDVSSSLQLHDFLIKWFSDHPKYLKNPFYIGGDSYAGKLVPYIAHIISQGIEAGNSPRINLKGYLVGNPSTGESIDISSKVPYAHGVGIISDQLYETILGHCQGQDYMFPTNDLCAQALDDFNHLLSEVQQAQILLDTCVFASTPARPEADSGTEYSGGAGRRILVGNPPPRPPFGCVTYGYYLSYFWANAEVTRNALGIKEGSVEEWVRCHNGDLPYTIDLRSSIEYHRNVTANGGYRALVYSGDHDALVPHLGTQAWIRSLGFPVAHHWRAWHLHGQSAGFTLTYSNNMTFTTIKGGGHTAPEYEPERCFAMFSRWILGEPL, from the exons ATGATCCCGACGACGCGGCTGCTCAGCTGCTGCTACTTGCTGTCGTTCATCTTCATCGCCGTCGCCCCGCGTGCGATCGATTCCAAGCTGGTGACCAGCCTCCCCGGCTTCGACGGCCGCCTCCCCTTCCGCCTCCACACTGG GTACGTGGAGGTGGACCAGGGCACGGAGCTCTTCTACTACTTCGTCGAGTCGGAGGCCGGCGGCGAGGGGGTACCTTTCCTTCTCTGGCTCACCGGCGGCGACCGCTGCTCCGCCTTCAGCGGCCTCGCCTACGAGATCG GTCCCGTCAGGTTCGTCCTGGAGCCCTACAATGGCAGCTTACCACGCCTGCACATCAACCCAAACTCATGGACAAAG GTGGCACACATCCTGTTCGTCGATTCGCCGGTCGGTGCTGGATTTTCCTTTGCCAAGCAACCCAAGGGGTACGAGGTCGGGGATGTGTCCTCCTCATTGCAGCTCCATGACTTCCTCATCAAGTGGTTCAGCGACCACCCCAAATACCTGAAAAATCCTTTCTATATCGGTGGAGATTCCTATGCCGGAAAACTTgtgccatatatcgcacacatcATTTCACAAG GTATTGAAGCAGGAAATAGTCCCCGCATTAATCTTAAG GGATATCTAGTAGGCAACCCATCGACTGGTGAAAGCATCGATATAAGCTCTAAAGTGCCATATGCTCACGGAGTTGGTATAATATCAGATCAATTGTATGAG ACCATATTGGGCCATTGCCAAGGACAGGACTACATGTTCCCGACAAATGATTTGTGCGCCCAAGCTCTGGATGATTTCAATCAT CTTTTGTCCGAAGTTCAGCAGGCCCAGATTTTGCTGGACACCTGCGTTTTTGCGTCCACTCCAGCCCGGCCAGAAGCTGATAGTGGGACCGAGTACTCGGGTGGCGCTGGTAGGAGGATCCTAGTTGGAAATCCGCCACCTCGCCCTCCATTTGGATGTGTT ACTTATGGGTACTACCTATCGTATTTCTGGGCAAACGCGGAGGTGACCCGAAATGCTCTTGGGATCAAGGAGGGGAGCGTGGAGGAGTGGGTGAGGTGCCACAACGGCGATCTGCCCTACACAATCGACCTCAGGAGCAGCATTGAGTACCACCGGAACGTCACGGCCAATGGTGGCTACCGTGCGCTTGTATACAGCGGCGACCATGACGCATTGGTGCCGCACCTGGGGACACAGGCGTGGATCAGGTCACTTGGCTTCCCCGTGGCACACCATTGGAGGGCGTGGCATCTCCATGGCCAGTCTGCTGG GTTCACCTTAACTTACTCCAACAACATGACATTCACAACCATTAAG GGTGGCGGGCACACCGCGCCGGAGTACGAGCCCGAGAGGTGCTTCGCCATGTTCAGCCGATGGATACTCGGCGAACCACTCTAG
- the LOC125545047 gene encoding uncharacterized protein LOC125545047, translating to MELATRDLAALGAADLVRVSAAIPRAAPRTFALLTACLVFPLSFAVLAHSLFTHPILRRIRTSDYTATSAQWVALFAYQFLYLIFLFTFSLLSTAAAVFTVASLYAAKPASIASSLSALPPILPRLLRTFLWVSLLMLAYHVGFVLTVVLLILLFDPPMTASTPPPLSFLLALLAVAFLFLAIHVYISALWHLASVISVLEPLCGLAAMSKSRQLLQGRTRTAAVLVFSYFAICGLITGMFRSAVVKARGEEGSLDMSLAGRIGVGALLVSVLVCVNLLGLLAQSVFYYACKAYHNQEIDRTALYEHLGGYLGEYVPLKSNIQMENL from the coding sequence ATGGAGCTGGCGACGCGCGATCTCGCGGCGCTGGGCGCGGCGGACCTGGTCCGGGTCTCCGCCGCGATCCCGCGCGCCGCGCCGCGCACCTTCGCGCTGCTCACCGCCTGCCTCGTCTTCCCGCTCTCCTTCGCCGTGCTGGCGCACTCCCTCTTCACCCACCCCATCCTCCGCCGCATCCGCACCTCCGACTACACCGCCACCTCCGCGCAGTGGGTCGCCCTCTTCGCCTACCAGTTCCTCTACCTCATCTTCCTCTTCACCTTCTCGCTcctctccaccgccgccgccgtcttcaCCGTCGCCTCCCTCTACGCCGCCAAGCCGGCCTCCATCGCCTCCTCGCTCTCCGCGCTGCCGCCCATCCTGCCCCGCCTCCTCCGCACCTTCCTCTGGGTCTCGCTCCTCATGCTCGCCTACCACGTCGGCTTCGTCCTCACCGTCGtcctcctcatcctcctcttCGACCCGCCCATGACCGCCTCCACCCCGCCgcccctctccttcctcctcgccctcctcgcCGTCGCCTTCCTCTTCCTCGCCATCCACGTCTACATCTCCGCGCTCTGGCACCTCGCCAGCGTCATCTCCGTGCTCGAGCCCCTCTGCGGCCTCGCCGCCATGTCCAAGAGCAGGCAGCTCCTCCAGGGCCGCACCCGCACCGCCGCCGTCCTCGTTTTCTCCTACTTCGCCATCTGCGGCCTCATCACGGGGATGTTCCGTTCGGCCGTCGTCAAGGCGCGGGGCGAGGAGGGGAGCCTCGACATGAGCTTGGCCGGCCGGATAGGCGTCGGCGCTCTGCTCGTCTCTGTTCTCGTCTGTGTCAATCTCTTGGGGCTGCTCGCGCAGAGCGTCTTCTACTACGCCTGCAAGGCCTACCACAACCAGGAGATCGACAGGACCGCGCTGTACGAGCACCTCGGCGGCTACCTTGGCGAGTATGTGCCGCTCAAGAGCAATATCCAGATGGAGAACCTGTGA